In the Erinaceus europaeus chromosome 18, mEriEur2.1, whole genome shotgun sequence genome, TATCTTAAACTCTTAAAGACTTCAAGGAACCCTcgctattctcttttctttttatttctttattattggatagagacagagaaatttagagaggaagtagagacagagagggagagagacagagagacacctgcagctctgcttcaccacttgtgaagctctccccctacaggtaggtaccaggggctcgaacctgggccactgaacactgtaatgtgcagacttaactaggtgtgcctagTAGCCCCTACCTGTAgcccccattctctttaagattcttatttctcctagtcctgacaCCTCTAAGATTCTGCCCatgtttcttgatgtttcttctctctgatcccttaccATTATACTGCCtgtgttgacctcaactaaaccaAGGCTAACAGGGCTGCTAGGCCACATTAACAAGTCACATTCTGACTTGTTACTGTGGATTgtctccagagacaccaagcctgcagtggcaacctcccaactcctctacTCCGGTGAGATATTTCCTAAAACATGGCAATATCTAGtttcatttcagatggcacattatctaacagttacagatactagatacaggctagggcccAGGGtgctgggtacaggtgtacatgtatccatacacCTGGGACCTAGCAGAAGGCtccaaagaaggcatcataaattctctagccaattagacttagacctaagaagcttggcaatctagcagaaagccCTAAAGAAGGCAAACCCCATAAAACTAATAGtggtttgaatacaacaaatgacactcagtgctttaacaactgggagagtctgagctcatcagataaagtaaggactgcaaacgctggataagggtaagagactggctcactcagtGATgggctttttggtcaataccaggccaccccatcatctggggccctagtcagggaatccttggaagttgaaacaggtgtaggtatgacttagaaaggaagagaaggcaggaccatagggggaaaaaaagggcaaatatatttaaatatagatagatagctatagaaataatagtcaactcatatctgtgacctgggggGAACTATTACAAttttcaatggagggagtggggacacagaactctggtggtgggaacagtctagaattatacccttgtcatttcagttttgtaaatcaatattaaatcaataataaaattaaaggaaaaaagtcaCTCCCGAGTGAAGttttggtgatgacaaaaaattgAAACAAATTGAGAGCCTACACCTGCAAGTTCAGTGCATTCCTGCCAGGCCACAAtgcctgcttttctttttctaattcttttcttcagagagaaagactatTTCTCCAGTTCTGGTGTCACAACTGTAGTAACACAGTGGACACATTCCTGAACAGAAACACACCTTTATCTTTTCTCCAAAGAGCCAGTAACAACTGAGAGGTAGAAACAAGGATATTCACTCCAGGCCTGCAGGAAGCATCACCTGCCCACCCTCATCACGTGCCCTGTGTCTCCGTACCAGTGGAGCtggccctatttttctttttctttttaattttctcatatgtatttatttttcccttttgttgcccttgttgttttttgtattgttgtcgtttttgttagaacagagagaaatggagagaggaggtgacaacagagagggggagagaaagatagacacctgtagacctgcttcactgcctgtgaagtgactccccctgcaggtggggagccgggggctagaactgggatccttacacctgtccttgcactttgagtcacgtgtgcttaacccgctgtgctactgcctgactctcaggCCCTATTTTTCTTTAAGGGAGCTTTGTGGTGATCAAATGAGGTAACACAAGGAAACTGCCTAGCACAGGAGCTGTAATATTACCCCCTGACTGTGGAGAGTGGGGTGGAAGGGTGATAAGAGTTCCCTGTGGGACTGGATGGAACAGACCAAGGAGACTATTTCTTGAGAAAACCTTGAGGAATATGTTTGTTTTACCCACCTCAGTGAGCACCAATGAAATGCCAGCTTAGTCACCCCTTCTAAGGGTCAGCCCAGTGCCAGCCCAATGAAGGGGGCATGGGTCAGGTATCCTCAAAAGATAGCAGAAGCCTGAAACTACAGCACCCTGGACCTGGTGCTCTCATGGGGTGCTGGGAACCTACAGCTATAACACCTCAGTGGCTTCCTTCTCAGGGCTCGCACCTCTGCCTGGGAGGCCTGCTTTGTTGTCTAAGCTTCTTGCTCCCGCCCTTTCCCTGGGCTGTCAGCTCTGCCTTCCTCAGATTTAATGTAACCTCTGAATAATTTAGCAATTGTCTCTTTGCTCAGCTGAAGATCGTACCATGAGGCAAAACAAAATTGATTCATATGTATGGAAGCATTTTCCCGGGCAGCTGCCACTGCCTTAGACAGCAGATGGCTCCTGACATTCACTTGGCTGGCAGTGAGAGCCTTGGGTGCAGGGACCAAAATGGGTCAAACAGGAGCTTGGAGACAGGGACCGGCAaggcagctcacctgggagggcttCTGCTTGGTAacgtttgaacccagcccccatggcactggggaaagctttggtgctgtgagatttctccttctctgtttctgtctatctgaaaaagaaagaaaaagttgaagCAAAGCAATGAATTCCTCACTGATTACAACAAAGACAGTTAAAAGATGGAGGAAACAATGGGTCTGTGGCTGGAAGGAGGCTGCATGGTCCAGGACCAGGGTGGGCCACTCCCACGAGGTCTCTGAGATCTCTGCATTGGTGTCATCTGCAGGGCCTGAGTCCAGACCTCAAGATGGAGTCACCCTTCCTTCCCAGGGACCAGCTGCGGGTGACACCTGAGGGAAGCCTCCAGTTGCTCCTGGAAGCAGTGCCAAGTTCTGGAACCCCTTGTCATGTGCCTAATCCAGAATGGATAGGCCTGGGGTATAGAGGGCTCACCGTGGTAGCCTCTCCCCAGTGGGACCCTGAGAAATGTGGGTCGACCCATTTGTCATgctccttccctccaccccaacCTGCTCCTGTATTCAGGGAATACTTCTCGACACTGGCTCTGGCTGATTCTGGTCTAGGACTATACAGACAGCCTTGATGctactcttatttatttgttcatttttattaatgagttaaGAATGATTAACAACACTGTCAGATAacgggggtacaattccagatagtccccaccaccagagttctgtgtcccatctcctccattggaagcttccttattcttcatccctttctgggagtatggaccaaaattctttctggggtgcagaaggtgccaGATGCTACTGTTTGAGAGGTCCAGGATGGTCGAGGAGTCACACATGCCAATGCGAGTCTTCATGAGCGTAACAGTGCTGCAATCCAGACTCAGCACCGTCACCTGGGCTGCTTTCCAAAGTGCCACAAGACCACCTTCCAACAACCGTTTCTTGATGAATAAAAGCATTCCCATGTTCCTCGAACTTTCGATATGCTCCCGGCACTGTACTGACATGCTTCACAGGTATCTGATTTCTAAAGCAGCCCTGAGAGGCATGTTTTGCCACCACTTCCACTTATGGAGAGGATGATGGGGTACAGAGGCTAAGTAACATCTGTGGGGGAGTAGGTTGTAGACTCAGACCTTAACCCAGGCGGCCTGGTTCTGAGGCTAAAGGCTGCTTTGAGAAATACCCACAGATTCACCATTCCGGCCAAGGGGGCTCACAGGGAGCCCCAGTCGCCCAGGACCTTGATTCCAATTCATTCCTGGCTCAACAAGTTGACAAAGACATATATGTCTCAGGCCTACAAGATAGTTGTTCAGTACTGGGAGCCGGAAGGGCAGTCTAGTCTGCTGGGGTCAGCTCCAAAGGAGACCAGCTCCAAGGACTTCTGTACAGGGTCCCCAGGAAAGTAAGGCCTTCATCTTTTCCCATGTGTGTGAGATTAAGAGGagtcagtgggagtcgggcggtagtgcagcgggttaagtgcaaagtgcaaggaccagcctaaggatctggttcgagccccccagctccctgactgcaggggagtcgcttcacaggtggtgaagcaggtctgcagctgtctttctctccctgtcttcccctcctctctccatttctctctgtcctatccaacaatgacaacatcaataacaacaataaaacaagggcaacaaaagggaataaataaatatataaaaaaaagaggagtcaGCATTGACATTGAGTTGAGGTCTTGGAAAACGCCATCAGTAAGTGGGCACAgatccagctggctgggctgtgTGAAAGGGGAAAAGTAGGTCAGTGTAAATATGTCAAATTCTGGCAGATCTGGATTGATGGCAATAGTTAACTTGCTAAGTTCAGTGGGTCTGAATATACCCActgaagttattgctggggcttggtgctagtactatgaatctactgctcctggcaaccttttaattttttcccattttattggataggacagagagaaattgagaggggagtaagaGTTAgaccgggagagagaaagatacgcttgtagacctgctttactgcttatgaagcaacccccttgaaggtgaggagctgggggctcgaacctggatcctggcacaggtccttgtgcttccatgctatgtgcacttaaccaggtgcaccacctggcccctgacttccTTTTTTGACAGAGGAgagacctggagccctgcttcatggctcatcaAGCATCCCaccagtaggtggggactgggaacttggccctgggtccttgtgcctaatgatgtgtgtgctctcccTTGTGAGCCATCTGGCCCCCAGAGGGCCTGATTATGTTATAGCTCTACTATCTATGTGGAGGGTGGATGCCtgtcccccttctcctccccatgTGGGTTCTAGCTCCTTAGTGCTCCTACAACCTGGGTCCCAAACTATCACCCTCCAGCTGTTCACAGTGCCTACAGGGGCAACCCATTCTCACAATCATCCTGTGGAGCTGGTGGGGTGAGGGACAGAGTGTAGGTGAATGTGAATCCACTGGTGTGATTTATCCTTGACTTGTACAGCAGGGAACATGGCCCTCTGGGGAACAGAagttccaggggctggaactggaagcAGAAGTTCAAAGCCAGGGTGGTTCTGAGTCCAGCTGGCTGCAGGCTGTGCAATACCTAAGTATGTGTGCCCAGGCATGCTAGTATCCAGGATGGGTTAGAGGATACATGGATgagagggcagatagagagacattCAACCAGGGAGGAGTGACAAGATCAAGCCTGTGCTCACTGGCTACTCAGCTGTATTGGTCTTGGCACTGAGTGACCTGTGGATATatatccaccagggttatcactggggctcagtgcctgcactaggaatccactgctcctggaggccattttccctgtttttgttgcccttgttgttattattgttattgctattgttggataggacagagagaaatggagagaggaggggaagacagagaggggcagagaaagatagacacccacagacctgcttcaccacctgtgaagcaactcccctgcaggttgtgggggagctagaaccaggatctctaccctggtcctcacttaacctgctgctgcccagcccccccccccccccatacttttAACTACACAATGCAGGCCCGGAGACAGAGAAGGACGGGGGGTTGGGTAGGCAAGGTCTGAGACTTCAGAGAAACTCAAAGAAAGCTCAGTCCAGGCTATTGCGGAGTCCTTAAGGCACAGTCACCCTCTGGAGGAGTCCTGGAATTCGCGCACAAGAGCCAGCACAGCCACTGCCACCAGGTCTGTCACTGGCTAGAGAAAGCAGCAAGGAAGACATGGCCTCAGTGCAAGGTGATGGTGGATCTGGAGGAACAACAGTGGATGTCAGTCAAGTCTGTTCCGTACTAGAGATGTGAGCTGCACATGCTCCAGGCTGTCAAGGTAGGTAACCCGACAGACAGAGGCTGGCCACACCCCAGGGAAGCAGGGCCAAAAAGGCGCATGTCAGAATCTATCACCTTGATTGCAAGGAGAGGAGATGGTCCATTGGCCCCAGAAAGAGTCTTCACATGCTCATATTTGTATAAACAGTGCTCAGTCCTTCTTTGGAGAACCATTCAAATGATCATCACAATGCTTTTCAGTGTCTTGTAGCTATTCCTCCACTGCATCACCGCACGGACCTTGCTCTTGTTTACATGATTGCACTTATCATCCTAAGGGAACATTCcacttatttaaaaaacattccGATTCTTCTATTTCTATcacacttttcatttttttaaaaattttttatttaagaaaggattaatgaacaaaaacataaggtaggaggggtacaactccacacaattcccaccacccaatctccataacccaccccctcccatgatagctttcccacactTTTCATTTTTATACTTTCGGTGACTAGACAAAACTCAGTGTTTTGTTCAACATTTCCATTATCCAACTTTCTTCTACATATCTGGGAATATATTAATTAGTTTTTGTTGGGTGGTAGCTATAGGATCAATTTCTAGGTTTGACGTTACTGGGTCAAAAGATACAATTTTGTAACTACATCAAGCTTTGCCAAATTACTTTCTAAAAATATGTCAGTTAATAGTGTATGTCAATTGTCTACTACTGCATAAAAAATTACCACAAGATGAAGTGCCTTACTGTAGCCCACAGCCCAAGCTCATTGTCCGTGTCTGAGGGTCAGGGGTACAAGCTTCACAGGCCTGTGTCTCTCTGGGGTTTCCAAGCTGTTATGGTGGCATGGCCTGAGGCTGGACTCTTAAGTTTGGGGAAAGATTCTCTTCCGAGCTCAGCTGTTTTCTGGATTCAGTTCCTTGAGGGCTGCAAGACTGAGGGCCTTAGTTCCTTGTTGAATGTTGGTTAGAGACTTTATGAGTCCCTTGCCATGGGAGCTTCTGCATACAAGTGACAGCCGAGGACCCCACAGGAAGGAATGCCAGCCCTGGCCTGCTCACACTCTGTTCATGGTCTCCTACGGTTACTGGGTCACGACTGAATGTGTCTCCTGGTACTGCTTTGTGCCCTTTCCTGCATATGGCTTAATCTCTCTGCGCTAAGTCACAGTGACACCAGGCCTGAATTTTGCACCTCttccagagaaaacaaaaattttaaaaggtatgAAACTGTACATGTCGCCTTGTAAAacagtattcattcattcattcacacacaagtacacacacacacatacgtacATACACACGTGCGTGCGCACACATGCATAAAATGAATGCAAACAAAGCCAGTCTTGCATGCCGATCTTAACTCTTTCCTTTTTGCTGGGGTCTCCTGCTGAAGGATCAAAAGTGGGGTCTGTTCTGTCTCCAGAAATCTGAGGGGGAAACCAGCAGGGTAGGAATGCAACATTCTGTGAGTATCAAGTGGGGCATCACGTCTTGTCCGTGACCCACCTCAGATCCAGCCCTCACTGGCCCATCTCATTCCATTTCCTTTCCACATCTACACCAGGAcaagggggtgaggtggggggaacTGATGAGTGGCCTCATCCTGGCAAAGACCTGTTACTTCCTCTACCACTGGCTAGAGCTCTAGCCAGGTCTTACACACCACAGGTCTTGCCAGGGTCtagctctgtctctccccccccccccgcagccagCCAccccccccagccacccaccAAGCCCAGTGACTGGCATCCTGGTCCTCTCtttcaatttaattaattaattaattagagataggcacaaattgagagggaaggaaaagatagagaaagagacacctgtaacaccatatcaccacttgcaaaacttttcccctgcaggtggggatcaggggcttgaacccaggtccttgcacaatgtaatatgtatactcaaccaggtgcgccactgcctgacccctcctgGTTCTTTCAAAACATGCTATCTGCACTGGATCCACTACCCTTGTATTTCCTAGCCTGTCAGACCCTAGCTCACTTGTCGACTTGGCCTCTCCAAACATTTCCTCAGTACCACAGCAGAAGGCAAGTGGGGTCTGAGCAGCAGGCAAAGCACAGGCGATTGTTCTTTCTCAGCAGGAGTGCTCACATCCTGCAACTACCTACCTGTGGGCAAGATGCAGCCCGACTCTCCCCACCCACTGGTATTCAGAGACCAAGGAGGAGGGATGTCCTCTTTATTTACGTATTCCCAGCATGCCCTCTGCTAGGCCCTTGCGGTCATGAGCCCATACCACTCACGACTCTGCCATGTAGTTTACAGTTTTTACTCTGCCATCCCCATTTTACAGTTGAGGAAGAGACCTGCTCAAGGTCTCTGAGATCCAAACCGGTGTGTTGAGAGTAGAATCTAGTCTGTTTATCTCCAAAGCCTGTGATTTTGCCGACCCCGAGCTGGGGACAGAGAGCCCCTGAAGTCAGCAGCAGTGTCCTGGGGATGATGCCTCAAGAGCGGCCCTGGGGGTTGAGCGTCGCCCTCcacatctgcagcactgagtCCCGGCGGGTTGTGTAGGGTAAATGCTTGATGCGGAACCAGTGTCTGGGAATGACGTTCCCGCTGGCCGAGTAAAGCTCCTCACCGTGCTTGCCCAGGAGACTGCGCAGGGCGAGGTTGCTTGACAGAACCTTCTCATAGAACTCCACTCCACCCTGGGCATAGGCTGCAGACAGGGAGGCTGTGCGGCGGTCCAGCCAGGCTTCCAGGGCAAGAGTGAGAGAATCTGTGCAGAAGGCATAGGCCACGAAGCCCGCCACTGCGGCCACCAAGTTGAAGGCAGCCCTGAGGTTCAGGGGGCCTCCATAGAGCCCCAGGGCATACTTGGCTGCCACACTTAGTGCCCAGGTTCCTGCCAGACAGGCTGGAGCTGGCAGGGCCTGCAGGGCAGCTGCACTGCTCTCCAGGTAAATCACTTCCCTGGCCAAGGCAAACTTCTGAGCGTCGTGGGACAGGGTCAGGGCATCTCTTAGCTGGGTACCAGCTGGGCTCTGCCAGTACAGTTTTTGCCCATGGACAACAGCAGACTTGTCAGTGTTGGTCACCAAGCCACCCAGAAAGATGGCCGGGATGCCAACCACTGCCCCAGCAGGAAGTCTCGGGAAGCCAGCACTCACAGGCAAGAACGTGAAGGTGGTGAAGGTCTTGTAGTAACGGTCCAAGGGGATGCCCATGTCCTGCAACACCTCTTGGAAGAGTTTCTGCAGCTCTGGGGAAAGTGGGGCCGGCTGGCCATGAGGCCAGTATTGGTACAGCCAGGGAACCAGAGGATCTGGGAAGAGATGGTAGGAGAGCTGGGCCCCCAACAGACCTGCACAGGAACCTACCAACAGGCCTGTCCTATGTCTCTGCACGAATGCTGCGGCCCGCTGCAGGGGACCAGCCATCAGTGCTGCCGCCACTTGTTAACCTGGATCAAGAAAAACAGGAGTCAGTCAATAGTTCCCTGGGTCTGCCTGCAGGTTGAACACCTCCCACCCTTGCCCCTGGGCCACATTATTTCAAACCAAGGCAACAGAGTACAGTGGTTCTGAGCAAGCACTCCAAGTCAAACCCCAGGTCTCCTCTTGCATTCACTTTCCCTGTCTGCCAAAGGAGTAGTGACAACAGCCCCCCAGCACGGTGTTTACAGTGAGCAAATGAATGAACACACACAAAACAGTGTCAGGCATTGTAGTAGATACCCCCTGTGACAAAGCTTGTGATCATTACTTTCATTTCCATAGCTAGGCAGAGCACTAAGTACCCAACTACCTCACTCTACTTCATTCAAATGGAATTCTAAGAGCACTAACTTATAGTAAAACATGTCCAGCTGACAGCATATCCCCGTATGCTAAACACAAACCGGACAGCTttaaatcccggtttgagcccccagctccccacctgcaggggagtcgcttcacaggcggtgaagcaggtctgcaggtgtctatttttctctccccctctctgtcttcccctcctctctccatttctctgtcctNNNNNNNNNNNNNNNNNNNNNNNNNNNNNNNNNNNNNNNNNNNNNNNNNNNNNNNNNNNNNNNNNNNNN is a window encoding:
- the TMEM177 gene encoding transmembrane protein 177; the encoded protein is MAGPLQRAAAFVQRHRTGLLVGSCAGLLGAQLSYHLFPDPLVPWLYQYWPHGQPAPLSPELQKLFQEVLQDMGIPLDRYYKTFTTFTFLPVSAGFPRLPAGAVVGIPAIFLGGLVTNTDKSAVVHGQKLYWQSPAGTQLRDALTLSHDAQKFALAREVIYLESSAAALQALPAPACLAGTWALSVAAKYALGLYGGPLNLRAAFNLVAAVAGFVAYAFCTDSLTLALEAWLDRRTASLSAAYAQGGVEFYEKVLSSNLALRSLLGKHGEELYSASGNVIPRHWFRIKHLPYTTRRDSVLQMWRATLNPQGRS